A DNA window from Brassica napus cultivar Da-Ae chromosome A4, Da-Ae, whole genome shotgun sequence contains the following coding sequences:
- the LOC106447140 gene encoding chaperonin CPN60-like 1, mitochondrial, with amino-acid sequence MYRLVSNIASQARNARKCTPQFGSMLSSTRSYSAKDTRSGVKELADTGQVTIGPKGYNVTIEQKDDGSITITQSWRAPKVTKDDVTVAKSNESKGRVNNVGASPVKQVAKATNNVAGDGTTYATVLTRAIFTEACKSVTPEKSAYHAAYNAMHLRLGIKLAVDTVVKTLKSRARMISTFEEIAQVGTASANGDREIGELIAKAMESVGKEGVITVQGGNTLFNELEVVEGMKIDRGYRSPLFITNEKYQTCFVNDPLPYIHDNKVHDIESLSKVLDLALKKQRSLLIVAEDLDSFSVAGLVWKTPRSNVKAPGFGENRRAYMHDLATLTGAQVITEERGMSLEKIELGMLGTCKKVIVSKDNTVFIGGAGDKKYIGERCEQIRSMVEANESDYDKDMLQDRLANLSGSIAVIKIGGTSEREVSEKIDRVNNALNATKAALEEGIVPGGGVALLYASKELEKLSKNYISQKNGVQIIQNALKIPVYTIASNAGVDGKVIVDKLLESNNPDIGYDAAKGEYVDMVKSGIIDPVKMIRTALVDAASVSLLLTTTEAVVTEIPTKEDASPVMGGMGF; translated from the exons ATGTATCGACTTGTCTCCAACATTGCTTCACAAGCTAG AAACGCCAGAAAGTGTACACCCCAG TTTGGAAGCATGCTCAGTTCCACTAGGAGTTATTCAGCAAAAGACACAAGGTCCGGTGTTAAGGAGCTTGCTGATACAGGTCAAGTCACTATTGGACCCAAG GGGTATAATGTCACCATCGAACAAAAAGATGATGGTAGTATCACCATCACACAAAGCTGGCGTGCACCAAAGGTGACAAAGGATGATGTTACTGTTGCCAAGAGCAATGAGTCCAAGGGCAGAGTCAACAACGTTGGTGCCAGTCCTGTCAAACAGGTTGCTAAAGCCACAAATAATGTAGCTGGTGATG GAACGACGTATGCTACAGTCCTTACAAGAGCTATCTTCACGGAAGCTTGTAAATCAGTTACTCCTGAAAAGAGTGCATATCATGCTGCATATAATGCAATGCATTTAAGACTTGGTATCAAGTTAGCAGTTGATACTGTTGTGAAGACCTTGAAGAGTAGAGCACGCATGATTAGCACTTTTGAAGAAATTGCCCAAGTTGGAACAGCATCAGCTAATGGAGATAGGGAGATTGGTGAACTTATTGCAAAGGCTATGGAAAGTGTCGGCAAAGAGGGAGTGATCACAGTTCAA GGTGGCAACACTTTGTTTAACGAGTTGGAAGTTGTTGAGGGTATGAAGATTGACAGGGGATACAGATCCCCACTCTTCATTACAAACGAGAAATACCAAACATGT TTTGTTAATGATCCTCTCCCTTACATCCACGACAACAAAGTTCACGATATTGAATCTCTGTCTAAAGTCTTAGACTTGGCCCTCAAG AAACAAAGGTCGCTTCTGATCGTTGCGGAGGATTTGGATAGCTTTTCTGTTGCTGGGCTAGTTTGGAAAACCCCTCGTTCTAA TGTGAAGGCCCCTGGTTTTGGAGAAAACCGTAGGGCTTATATGCACGATCTAGCTACCCTCACAGGAGCCCAG GTAATAACAGAAGAGAGAGGTATGagtcttgagaaaatcgaactCGGTATGCTAGGAACCTGCAAAAAG GTAATTGTATCCAAAGACAACACTGTTTTTATTGGTGGGGCTGGTGACAAGAAATATATTGGAGAACGATGTGAACAG ATACGATCCATGGTTGAAGCGAACGAGTCTGACTATGACAAGGATATGTTACAAGACAGGTTGGCTAACCTTTCTGGGAGTATTGCTGTAATAAAG ATCGGAGGAACGAGTGAGAGAGAAGTTAGCGAAAAGATAGATAGAGTAAACAATGCTCTAAATGCAACCAAAGCAGCTTTAGAAGAAGGTATTGTTCCAGGCGGTGGTGTTGCTCTTCTGTACGCGTCAAAAGAACTTGAGAAGCTTTCCAAAAATTACATTAGTCAAAAAAACGGTGTCCAAATCATCCAAAACGCTctcaag ATACCTGTTTACACTATTGCTTCCAACGCTGGAGTCGACGGTAAAGTCATCGTTGACAAGCTTTTGGAATCAAATAATCCGGACATCGGTTATGATGCTGCTAAAG GAGAATACGTGGATATGGTGAAGTCTGGTATTATCGACCCTGTGAAAATGATCAGAACCGCATTGGTTGATGCTGC TAGTGTCTCGCTTTTGTTGACTACCACGGAAGCAGTTGTGACCGAGATTCCAACAAAAGAAGATGCGTCTCCCGTTATGGGTGGTATGGGTTTCTGA
- the LOC106447141 gene encoding uncharacterized protein LOC106447141, producing the protein MAERGALPLLRPSLPRPSIFLSFANLRASRFQKPTSSASHLHYPSSSRSTVVSVKIIRRRFIYKIRAVAEEEGRYGRTVRGKRGRKRRQLWEELLKDNVEEDDDDDVDGGNGKIDLWKILEEIVDNVWILKAFKSYGYLLPFILLSLFFSTGPKAFLISLGVAIGPSLLFLAFQKVIGWDKRRRTSTASQFGIDMEGEERRSRVRYSPSQVRNSGSAGMASNFGGWDELEGPGTVSQQPRTEPRRKPMKKRKKIRREEAAEAQPLLLRLLVSLFPFLSSYTNMLK; encoded by the exons ATGGCGGAGAGAGGAGCTCTTCCGCTTCTTCGCCCCTCCTTGCCGCGACCCTCTATTTTCCTCAGCTTCGCAAACCTCCGTGCGTCGCGATTCCAGAAGCCTACATCCTCTGCTTCTCATCTCCACTATCCCTCCTCCTCACGCTCTACAGTAGTTTCCGTTAAGATAATTCGCCGGAGATTCATCTACAAAATCCGCGCCGTCGCGGAGGAAGAGGGAAGATATGGACGGACGGTGAGGGGGAAGAGAGGGAGGAAAAGACGGCAGCTTTGGGAAGAATTATTGAAGGATAACGTtgaagaagacgatgatgatgatgttgatggTGGTAATGGTAAAATCGACCTGTGGAAGATCTTAGAGGAGATTGTAGACAATGTCTGGATTCTAAAG GCATTCAAATCGTATGGGTATCTCCTCCCTTTCATCCTCTTATCGCTTTTCTTCAGCACGGGACCTAAAGCTTTCCTCATATCGCTAGGTGTAGCCATCGGGCCATCACTGTTGTTTCTAGCGTTCCAGAAGGTAATTGGTTGGGATAAACGTAGAAGAACATCAACGGCTAGTCAGTTCGGGATAGATATGGAAGGGGAAGAAAGAAGGAGCAGAGTTCGATACAGCCCGTCTCAGGTCAGGAACAGTGGTTCAGCTGGAATGGCTTCTAACTTTGGTGGGTGGGACGAGTTAGAAGGGCCCGGGACGGTTTCCCAGCAGCCGAGAACCGAACCGAGGCGGAAaccgatgaagaagaggaagaaaataagaagagaagaagcaGCAGAGGCACAACCATTGTTGTTGAGATTGTTGGTGTCTTTGTTCCCATTCTTGAGCTCCTACACAAACATgctcaaataa
- the LOC106447142 gene encoding haloacid dehalogenase-like hydrolase domain-containing protein At2g33255, with protein MTFLLSRSFLSLTLKPSRSSISMANLTTNAKARLRGVVFDMDGTLTVPVIDFAAMYRTVLGEDEYKRIKAESPTGIDILHYIESWSPDKQQKAYEIIADYEQQGIDKLQIMPGVVELCGFLDSKKIKRGLITRNVKKAIDIFHQRFEVLFSPALGREFRPYKPNPDPLLHICSAWDIQPNEVMMVGDSLKDDIACGKGAGAFTCLLDETGRYGPDDFSVSGLHPDFKVDSLSKIQNILETNFDLIP; from the exons atGACATTCCTCTTATCAAGATCATTCCTTTCACTCACACTCAAACCTTCTCGTTCTTCGATCTCCATGGCGAATCTAACGACGAACGCGAAAGCTCGCCTGAGAGGCGTTGTGTTCGACATGGACGGAACCTTAACGGTTCCGGTAATCGATTTCGCGGCAATGTACAGGACTGTTCTCGGAGAAGACGAGTACAAGCGAATCAAGGCGGAGAGTCCTACCGGAATCGATATTCTTCACTATATAGAGTCGTGGAGCCCCGATAAGCAGCAGAAGGCGTATGAGATCATCGCTGATTATGAGCAACAGGGGATTGATAAGCTCCAAATCATGCCCG GTGTTGTTGAACTATGTGGCTTTCTTGACTCCAAGAAGATAAA GAGGGGGCTGATTACACGCAATGTTAAGAAGGCAATTGACATTTTCCACCAACGTTTTGAG GTTCTCTTTTCTCCGGCGCTAGGCAGAGAGTTTCGTCCATATAAACCAAACCCAGACCCGCTGCTGCATATATGTTCAGCATGGGACATCCAACCTAACGAAGTCATGATGGTTGGTGACAGCTTGAAAGATGAT ATAGCTTGTGGGAAAGGAGCTGGAGCTTTCACTTGCTTGCTAGATGAAACTGGAAGGTATGGACCAGATGATTTTTCTGTCTCTGGACTGCATCCTGATTTTAAAGTTGATTCCCTGTCCAAAATTCAGAACATATTGGAGACCAACTTCGACCTCATCccatag
- the LOC106450144 gene encoding thioredoxin-like 1-3, chloroplastic: protein MTCFLWNTAILFLCEIMATDTFIKLNPIFINPNRFNLRECSNLSPKSISSLSCISPRLISCSHVNPRTLIYGENDNILFPKKKIPSMIRCQTSLGIGRNQKWWEKELKPNMKSVTSPQDLVDSLLNAGDKLVVVDFFSPGCGGCKALHPKICKIAEKNPEVEFLQVNYEEQRSLCQSLHVHVLPFFRFYRGSSGRVCSFSCTNATINKFKEALEKHGREQCSIGKTKGLEEKELVAMATNKDLSFDYKPKNNEVNREIKENDTIIQRSPTSKEQDEKRSLVISPAGIV from the exons atgacaTGTTTCTTGTGGAACACGGCAATTCTTTTTCTGTGTGAAATTATGGCGACAGATACGTTCATCAAGCTGAATCCAATCTTCATTAATCCCAACCGCTTCAACCTCCGAGAATGTTCCAACCTAAGCCCTAAAAGCATCTCTTCTCTGAGCTGCATTAGCCCAAGACTGATATCTTGCAGCCATGTCAACCCTAGAACATTGATCTACGGCGAGAATGATAACATATTGTTTCCCAAGAAAAAGATTCCTTCCATGATCCGTTGTCAG ACGAGTCTTGGGATTGGAAGGAACCAAAAATGGTGGGAGAAGGAACTGAAACCTAACATGAAGTCGGTAACATCACCTCAAGATCTTGTCGACTCTCTACTTAATGCTGGAGATAAACTTGTTGTCGTTGATTTCTTCTCTCCTGGGTGTGGTGGATGCAAAGCTCTTCATCCCAAA ATATGTAAAATAGCAGAGAAGAATCCAGAGGTGGAGTTTCTACAAGTGAACTACGAAGAACAAAGAAGTCTATGTCAAAGTCTTCACGTTCATGTTCTTCCCTTCTTCAGGTTCTACCGCGGTTCCTCAGGCCGCGTTTGCAGCTTCAGTTGTACTAATGCCACG ATAAATAAGTTCAAGGAGGCGTTGGAGAAACATGGGAGGGAACAATGTAGCATAGGAAAGACAAAGGGACTTGAAGAGAAAGAACTAGTCGCCATGGCCACAAATAAAGACCTGTCTTTCGATTATAAACCCAAAAATAATGAAGTAAACCGTGAGATAAAAGAAAATGACACAATTATCCAAAGATCTCCGACCTCAAAAGAACAAGATGAAAAACGTTCTCTAGTAATTAGCCCAGCAGGAATTGTCTAG
- the LOC106450145 gene encoding probable folate-biopterin transporter 9, chloroplastic isoform X1: MNNPLLLSITNPVKLLKPSTIPYGLNLNTTINKKQQQLTKTIVLNSNTRSRTTTTFTSSLSLVRRRNNNGGGVTGGFDETEVCRRDQGNAVLLCALGYWVQGSRCFPWLALNFHMSHCLHLKPSTLQLVQYTAILPMVAKPLYGVLSDVLYIDGARRVPYISIGVLLQGLAWGSLAIFPGSREALPSLLGLALLSNLGASVTEVAQDALVAEYGLRYQMNGLQSYALMASAVGGILGNLLGGYCLVKTPPRILFLAFTALLSLQLTVSLSSKEESFGLARIRETSLKKQFNDLMGVIQGDEVSQPLTWIIASIAMVPLLSGSVFCYQTQVLNLDPWVIGMSKVIGQLMLLCLTVVYDRYLKKTLPMRPLVHIVQLLYALSLLFDYILVKQINVTFGISNKAFVLCFSSVAEILAQFKILPFSVLLANMCPGGCEGSITSFLASALCLSSIVSGFAGVGMANAIGVTCNNYANLPAGILIQSLAAMLPLWFIHYVPMSENGFEREGKRGLSKRSRKNRRVGRVVGQEIFAYRRERDAEAQT, encoded by the exons ATGAACAATCCATTATTATTATCCATCACAAACCCAGTAAAGCTCTTGAAACCATCAACAATCCCGTACGGTTTAAACCTAAACACCACCATTAacaagaaacagcagcagctaACCAAAACCATTGTCCTAAACTCCAACACCAgatcgagaacaacaacaacattcaCCAGTAGTCTCTCGTTGGTTAGAAGGAGAAACAACAATGGTGGTGGTGTTACTGGAGGCTTTGATGAAACGGAAGTTTGTAGAAGAGATCAAGGAAACGCAGTTTTGTTGTGTGCTTTAGGTTATTGGGTTCAAGGGTCAAGGTGTTTCCCATGGCTTGCACTTAACTTTCACATGTCTCATTGCCTTCATCTCAAGCCATCTACCCTTCAGCTTGTGCAGTACACTGCTATTCTTCCCATGGTGGCTAAGCCTCTCTATGGAGTCCTCTCAGATGTTCTGTACATCGATGGTGCTCGTAGAGTTCCTTACATCTCCATTGGAG TGCTTTTGCAAGGTTTAGCATGGGGTTCATTAGCAATATTCCCCGGTTCTAGAGAAGCTCTTCCTTCGCTTTTGGGACTTGCTTTGCTTAGTAACCTTGGAGCATCTGTTACTGAAGTTGCACAAGACGCATTAGTAGCTGAGTATGGTTTAAGATACCAAATGAATGGTCTTCAGTCCTATGCCCTCATGGCTTCAGCTGTTGGAGGAATCCTTGGAAACCTTCTTGGTGGATATTGCTTGGTCAAGACACCTCCTAGAATCTTGTTCCTTGCTTTCACAGCTCTCTTGTCTCTTCAGCTCACTGTTTCTCTGTCCTCTAAAGAAGAATCATTTGGCCTAGCAAGGATAAGAGAGACAAGCTTAAAGAAACAGTTTAATGATCTTATGGGAGTTATTCAGGGAGATGAAGTCTCTCAGCCATTAACTTGGATCATAGCTTCCATTGCAATGGTGCCTCTTCTCTCAGGATCTGTCTTCTGCTACCAAACTCAAGTTCTGAATCTTGATCCTTGGGTTATAGGAATGTCAAAGGTTATTGGACAGTTGATGCTTCTATGTTTAACCGTGGTTTACGATCGTTACTTGAAGAAGACGCTTCCCATGAGGCCACTGGTCCATATAGTTCAGCTCCTATATGCATTGTCATTGCTCTTTGATTACATTTTGGTGAAGCAAATAAATGTAACGTTTGGAATCTCCAACAAGGCTTTTGTGCTTTGCTTTTCAAGTGTGGCTGAGATTCTTGCACAGTTCAAGATTCTTCCGTTTTCTGTCTTGCTAGCAAACATGTGCCCTGGAGGATGTGAAGGATCCATTACTTCTTTCTTAGCTTCAGCTCTGTGTTTGTCATCGATAGTTAGCGGGTTTGCTGGAGTTGGGATGGCTAATGCGATCGGTGTTACATGTAATAACTATGCAAACTTGCCTGCAGGAATCTTGATACAGTCTTTGGCAGCTATGTTGCCTTTGTGGTTTATTCATTATGTTCCAATGTCAGAGAATGGGTTTGAGAGAGAAGGTAAGAGAGGTTTGAGTAAGAGAAGTAGGAAGAATAGACGAGTAGGGAGAGTAGTTGGTCAGGAGATTTTCGCTTACCGTCGAGAAAGAGATGCAGAAGCACAAACATAA
- the LOC106450145 gene encoding probable folate-biopterin transporter 9, chloroplastic isoform X2 yields MFCTSMVLVEFLTSPLEVSLAWGSLAIFPGSREALPSLLGLALLSNLGASVTEVAQDALVAEYGLRYQMNGLQSYALMASAVGGILGNLLGGYCLVKTPPRILFLAFTALLSLQLTVSLSSKEESFGLARIRETSLKKQFNDLMGVIQGDEVSQPLTWIIASIAMVPLLSGSVFCYQTQVLNLDPWVIGMSKVIGQLMLLCLTVVYDRYLKKTLPMRPLVHIVQLLYALSLLFDYILVKQINVTFGISNKAFVLCFSSVAEILAQFKILPFSVLLANMCPGGCEGSITSFLASALCLSSIVSGFAGVGMANAIGVTCNNYANLPAGILIQSLAAMLPLWFIHYVPMSENGFEREGKRGLSKRSRKNRRVGRVVGQEIFAYRRERDAEAQT; encoded by the exons ATGTTCTGTACATCGATGGTGCTCGTAGAGTTCCTTACATCTCCATTGGAGGTTA GTTTAGCATGGGGTTCATTAGCAATATTCCCCGGTTCTAGAGAAGCTCTTCCTTCGCTTTTGGGACTTGCTTTGCTTAGTAACCTTGGAGCATCTGTTACTGAAGTTGCACAAGACGCATTAGTAGCTGAGTATGGTTTAAGATACCAAATGAATGGTCTTCAGTCCTATGCCCTCATGGCTTCAGCTGTTGGAGGAATCCTTGGAAACCTTCTTGGTGGATATTGCTTGGTCAAGACACCTCCTAGAATCTTGTTCCTTGCTTTCACAGCTCTCTTGTCTCTTCAGCTCACTGTTTCTCTGTCCTCTAAAGAAGAATCATTTGGCCTAGCAAGGATAAGAGAGACAAGCTTAAAGAAACAGTTTAATGATCTTATGGGAGTTATTCAGGGAGATGAAGTCTCTCAGCCATTAACTTGGATCATAGCTTCCATTGCAATGGTGCCTCTTCTCTCAGGATCTGTCTTCTGCTACCAAACTCAAGTTCTGAATCTTGATCCTTGGGTTATAGGAATGTCAAAGGTTATTGGACAGTTGATGCTTCTATGTTTAACCGTGGTTTACGATCGTTACTTGAAGAAGACGCTTCCCATGAGGCCACTGGTCCATATAGTTCAGCTCCTATATGCATTGTCATTGCTCTTTGATTACATTTTGGTGAAGCAAATAAATGTAACGTTTGGAATCTCCAACAAGGCTTTTGTGCTTTGCTTTTCAAGTGTGGCTGAGATTCTTGCACAGTTCAAGATTCTTCCGTTTTCTGTCTTGCTAGCAAACATGTGCCCTGGAGGATGTGAAGGATCCATTACTTCTTTCTTAGCTTCAGCTCTGTGTTTGTCATCGATAGTTAGCGGGTTTGCTGGAGTTGGGATGGCTAATGCGATCGGTGTTACATGTAATAACTATGCAAACTTGCCTGCAGGAATCTTGATACAGTCTTTGGCAGCTATGTTGCCTTTGTGGTTTATTCATTATGTTCCAATGTCAGAGAATGGGTTTGAGAGAGAAGGTAAGAGAGGTTTGAGTAAGAGAAGTAGGAAGAATAGACGAGTAGGGAGAGTAGTTGGTCAGGAGATTTTCGCTTACCGTCGAGAAAGAGATGCAGAAGCACAAACATAA